In Deltaproteobacteria bacterium, the following are encoded in one genomic region:
- the cas4 gene encoding type V CRISPR-associated protein Cas4, with amino-acid sequence METYIPISFLNDFIFCPRSIYFHQLYGNFNTQIYQQKPQIAGKAAHSSIDEKAYSTRKNILQGIEIYCEQYKICGKVDLFDTDSGKLTERKRQIKTIYDGYVFQVYAQYHALIEMGYAVNSIALYDITHNKNHPIPLPHENPDMQLKFEKLIEQINSFDMNAPGFIPVEAKCRNCIYSNLCDYAYT; translated from the coding sequence ATGGAAACTTATATTCCCATATCGTTTCTCAATGATTTTATTTTTTGCCCGCGCTCCATCTACTTTCATCAGTTGTATGGCAATTTCAACACGCAGATATATCAGCAAAAGCCGCAAATAGCAGGCAAGGCGGCGCATTCCTCTATTGACGAAAAGGCATATTCCACACGGAAAAACATTTTACAGGGAATAGAAATTTATTGCGAACAGTATAAGATTTGCGGCAAGGTGGATTTATTTGATACGGACAGCGGAAAACTCACGGAAAGGAAGCGGCAAATCAAAACCATTTATGACGGCTATGTTTTTCAGGTGTATGCGCAGTATCATGCCCTTATAGAGATGGGTTATGCGGTAAATAGTATTGCGCTTTATGACATTACGCACAATAAAAATCACCCGATACCTCTGCCGCATGAAAATCCTGATATGCAGCTAAAATTTGAAAAACTGATTGAGCAAATCAACAGTTTTGATATGAATGCCCCGGGCTTTATTCCTGTTGAAGCAAAATGCCGCAACTGCATCTATTCAAACCTTTGCGATTATGCTTATACTTGA